The window AAAGGTGAATGGAAGACTAATATCTTCAAATTCCACTTACTTTAAGCAATAGAGAGCAATGGATAAATATTTAGATGCTGCACCGGAAGCAGGTATTCGTTTTTTTAAAAACTATAATGGAAAAGGTAAGGTCGTAATGATGAACCTTTTAAAGTTTAAAGAATGGGCCGATTACAACAATCTGGAATTTATAAGCCCTTCTAAGCCGATAACCGGAGAGGAAGCTTATCAACTATATATGGACAATACCCTCCCCCTTTTAAAAAAAGCAGGAAGTCGCATAGTGTTTTACGGAAAATGTAAGGAGTTTCTTATTGGTCCTAGTTCAGAAAAATGGGATGCTATGTTATTGGTCGAACACCAATCAACTTCTGAATTTATTTCATTTTCTCAAAACAAAGAATTTTTAGCACATGCGGGCCATAGAACTGCCGCCTTGGAGGATTCACGATTATTACCCATTTTAGAAAGCAGTCAATACACTTAATTGGGTATATCTTTTGATGCTTTCATCTATAACCTCTCCAATATAGGTCAATAAATCTCCATGGGAATAATTAGCATTGAATATGAGGCTTTCAACATCTAATTAGTTAGTAAAAGGAACAATGAAATAATTGGTTCAAACAAATTCAATAAAAAATGAACGTTCATTCATTTTTTATCGTTGCGTTACTATACAATTCGGCAAAAATGAAGAGCAATCTTAAATCCAATAGTAAAAGAGAGTCTTTGGTTAAGGCTACAATTCAGCTTGTCAACAACAATGGATTTCACGCAACGCCTATGTCAAAGATTGCGAAAATGGCAGGAGTATCTCCTGGCACCATCTATTTGTATTTTGAGAACAAACAGGACCTGGTCAATCAAGTTTACATTGAGGTAAAGCGTTCCTTTACCCGATTTGCTTTCAAGGACTATAAGGAAAGCACATCTGTCGAAGGAGACTTTGAGAAAATATGGAAGAACATAGCCGAATTTAAACTTAAAGAAGTCGAGGAAGCTTTGTTTTTATCTCAATGCGACAATACACCCATGATTGATGAACCAAGTAGAAAAGAAGGCTTGAAGCACTTAAGCCCTCTCTTGGAGCTTTGGAAACGTGGGCAGAAAGAAGGTCTTATCAAACAGGTATCTCCTTATTTGCTTTATGCATTCAGTATTTATCCGATTTCTTTTTTACTACAGCAACACGAACGGTTTGATATTAAACCGGAAAACATTAATGAAGCCTACGAAATGGCTTGGAACAGTATTAAAATCTAATTAACATGACTACTACAAAAACGATTAATTTAAAAAATAGGCCTAAAGGCAGTCCTACAATTACAGATTTTGACTTCACAACAGCTGAAATCTCGGAATTGAAAGAAGGAGAGGTATTGTTAAGTACCTTATATGTTTCTGTGGACCCATATTTAAGAGGTAGGATGAGTGATGCTCCTTCCTATGTCCCACCCTTTAAGCTAAATGAGCCAATTTCTTCGGGAATTATTGCTGAAGTCTTGGAATCAAAAAGCGAGAATTTAACCATAGGGGATAAGGTAATTGGCGCCTTACAGTGGAAAGAAACACAGTTAGCCAAAGCAGAAAATCTGAGAAAAGTAGATCCTGATAAAGCTCCCCTTTCAACCTATTTAGGAATAATTGGTATGACCGGACTTACTGCTTTACTTGGATTAAAGGAAATAGGAAAACCTAAAAATGGGGAAACCCTTCTTGTATCCGGAGCTGCAGGTGCGGTGGGTTCCGTAGTTGGCCAAATTGGAAAAATCCTCGGCCTTCGAGTGGTTGGTATAGCAGGTACAGATGAGAAAGTTGACATGCTCAAATCTGAATTCGGATTTGATGAAGGGATCAACTACAATACCACTGAAAATATGATCCAGGCCATACAGAACACTTGCCCCGATGGTGTTGACATTTATTTTGACAATGTCGGAGGGGAAATTTCAGATGCGGTACTCTTCAACATCAACAAATTTGCTAGGATCATAATCTGTGGAGCTATTTCTGTTTACAATAATACAGAAACCCCAAAAAGTCTTAGTGTACAGCCTTTCCTTGTTAAAAAGAGTGCGCTCATGCAAGGATTTATCGTGGCTGACTTTGCAGACAAACATCCTGAAGGTGTTCAGCAACTGGCCACATGGCTTCAAGAGGGAAAGCTGAAATATAAAGAAACCATCGTAGAGGGATTTGACAATATTCCGCAAGCCTTTCTAGATTTATTTGAAGGGAAGAACAAAGGGAAAATGGTGGTGAAAATTTAAAATTGAACGTAGCTCCCACCAATAAATTCTAGGTTACTATGAAAAATTCAACTAC of the Cyclobacterium marinum DSM 745 genome contains:
- a CDS encoding TetR/AcrR family transcriptional regulator produces the protein MNVHSFFIVALLYNSAKMKSNLKSNSKRESLVKATIQLVNNNGFHATPMSKIAKMAGVSPGTIYLYFENKQDLVNQVYIEVKRSFTRFAFKDYKESTSVEGDFEKIWKNIAEFKLKEVEEALFLSQCDNTPMIDEPSRKEGLKHLSPLLELWKRGQKEGLIKQVSPYLLYAFSIYPISFLLQQHERFDIKPENINEAYEMAWNSIKI
- a CDS encoding NADP-dependent oxidoreductase codes for the protein MTTTKTINLKNRPKGSPTITDFDFTTAEISELKEGEVLLSTLYVSVDPYLRGRMSDAPSYVPPFKLNEPISSGIIAEVLESKSENLTIGDKVIGALQWKETQLAKAENLRKVDPDKAPLSTYLGIIGMTGLTALLGLKEIGKPKNGETLLVSGAAGAVGSVVGQIGKILGLRVVGIAGTDEKVDMLKSEFGFDEGINYNTTENMIQAIQNTCPDGVDIYFDNVGGEISDAVLFNINKFARIIICGAISVYNNTETPKSLSVQPFLVKKSALMQGFIVADFADKHPEGVQQLATWLQEGKLKYKETIVEGFDNIPQAFLDLFEGKNKGKMVVKI